The DNA region CCACGTGGCTCATTCTTCTTCGCTTATGGCTCTCACCAACCACAACCACGAccctcaccaccaccaccacaaccacccTCAACAACCACAACAAAACATGCGTCGGTTCATACCCATTCTACATCTACAACCTCCCTCCACAATTCAACCTCGGACTCCTCGAGCACTGTAACAACCTCAACATCTACACCAACATGTGCCCTCACGTGGCAAATAACGGCCTAGGACAACCTATCGTAACAACCGTAActgcattatcatcatcatcatcatcatcgtggTTTGCTACGCACCAATTCATAGCGGAGATGATAATCCACGCGCGGCTCGAGAACCACCCGTGCCGCACGTGGGATCCAAGCGAGGCGCGTCTCTTCTACGTCCCCTTCTATGGCGGTCTCTACGCCTCCAGCGTCTTCCGTGAGGTTAATCTCACGCAGCGTGATTCCCTGGCCGTTGATCTTGTTGACTATCTCCAGAGTCTACCCTGGTTTAATATAAACGAAGGTAAGGATCATTTTCTTGCCCTGGGGCGAACCGCATGGGATTTCATGAGAACGCCCAGTGGGCCTGACTTTGGAGCCAACATTCTCCTAAACCTGCCACCTGTCAAAAACATGTCGGTGCTAACAGTGGAGCGACAACCCTGGCAAGGGAAAAATCAATTTGGTATTCCTTACCCTTCTTATTttcatcccaaaagcttaacAGAATTGATGACGTGGCAAAAGCAAATTGGTGACTCCATCAGACCTTATTTATTTTCGTTTGTCGGCGGGACACGTCACGGTTTAGAAAAAGCCAAAATACGCGACGAGATATTGAAGCAGTGTAAGAATTCTATGAAGTGTGAGTTGGTACAGTGTGGAAATGGTGCCAGCAAGTGCCATGATCCAATGGCTGTGCTCGAAGTTATGAGTAAGTCTAGGTTTTGCCTTCAGGCTCCCGGTGACTCGTTTACCCGGAGGTCAACATTTGACTCAATTTTGGCCGGTTGTATACCTGTATTTTTCTCGTCGCATACAGCGTACACACAGTATGCATGGTACTTGCCGGACGAGAAAAATACGTATTCGGTATTTATTGACGAAAATGATTGTGGTGAGGGGAAGAAGAGTATTGAGGAGGTTTTGATGGGAATTtcaaaagaagatgaagaaaagatGCGTGTGGCTGTGATAAATTTGATCCATAAGGTCACGTATATGCATCCTAACGCAAGTGTTGTTGAAGATGTTAGTTTTGGTGATGTTGTTGATATTGCGTTGGAGAGACTGTCTAGGATTGTTGAGGAAAAAATAAGTGGTAAGGATTTTGGAAGTGAGGAAGTTTAATTTGATtagcattattatttttatttattgtttttttcaaTTGGATTTGTCCTAGATGTTATGTGTAGGTAAGAAACTAAATGTGAGGGGCTATGTTTGTCTATTTTTGGAATTTGATATGATCTGATGCTCCGAattgtttcattgatatttggaaTAATAATGGGAAGTATCAATCAAAAGATCACTACCTTTTAAGATTCATTGCTACTTTTAGTTTTGTATCTTGCTATTTTTTTCGTTTCTTGTGTACATATTTTTTAGTCTAATAGGATAAAAATTAATCCACAGTAGATTTAAAaagtttattattggttaatgaATTTTTATACTCACAAAATGAATGAGTTGACTATTTGACCAATCCAAATTAGTTGAATCTTGGATAGATTATATATGAACTAgtgttcttcaaaaaaaaaaaaaaatcattcattttaaaacaaaataaaatctagCGGTATGTGTGTTGGAGTTATTAGCTCAACCTCATAAGTCATAAGGTATGTGTTGAAGTTATTACTAGCAAAAGCTGCGAATGAAGGACATAGGAGTAAATTAGCTTCTTCTTTAATATGGGGTGTGACGGAGTGTGCACTTCATAGGGTATATTTATCACATGCTGCTTATCTGGTTTGTAAGGTGTTATgtgattttttgttttatttatttatttatttattcaatcgATTGTTAAGAAATAAACTTTACTACATGGGATTTCAATTCTCTCCATAGAATTGACCTATTACAAACACTTCATGTGGtattgttattataatttataattactaGTATGTTAATTAATAttccataattcacttttttattGAATGTGTGTGAAAATATTAAAGGTGAAAtcagtcaaaataataaatacattataCTCTTATTAAAAAATCTtcgatttaaattttagaaatttatgGGTACATATGAtgaacaatatttaaaaaaaaataaaaatcgtgTATCAAACACCATTGGCTCCCTATAGgtagtgctagggagccaatgacttaagtgtacaatgggctaaacctttggtttatgaataaaatgaacatcacccacactatccagaataaccatccgaataccagggataataaacatctcatttcATAAAATCACTCATCCTAAAAACTTAAGTTAATTTTGGAATTCATCAAGGATCGAACCCTTGACCTTTCGAATCTAGAACTCTAATATTATGTCATGAACCCACTCATCCTAAAAGCGTAACCTGACAAgataatgtaacactaatggtcatatctctaatacttcctaaacctccattgtacacattgtatgctTAGACCATTTCATTTCATATATTGCCCGTTATAAAGTAAAAAAATGGGTGGATGGGGTTTTTGGTCTTAGATTTGGGTCAAAATCTGGGCCTGACCAAAAAACAAACTGAACGGTATAGACCCGACCCCGGATAAGAGAGGGTGGGTGGGTTTAAACGACAATGGGAACTGGGAAGAGAACAACACCCTTTTTGGGCCCAAATACCCAAAATGGCAGGTGACACCATTTTTTCCTAGCCCATGACTAAGGTAGTACTAGGCCCATAagtccaaacaaaaaaaaattgtgatttaAATATAATTCATAATAGTTTTGAACAAAATTGTATAAGCAGAAACTGATCTGTAAATATCctttatttaatatttgtaaTTTGTTGAATATATGAATAACTGAAGACAAACAAAATTCGTGAATAATAAGTAAAAAAGATTCCGAAGCACGCATATCATCATCAGCACATGCATAAGCAATGACTCAGATGCTGGCAAACGCTGGTTGTATGGGCTTCTTAATAAGAATCTAACTCAGATTATTATTGAGAGATTCACGAGCAACATCCCCAGCAGTTCACTTCATGAGAATCTAGCCACTCAAAAGTTTCTATTTTTCACTAATTTTTCCTTTCTAAACAGGTAACAACTCAATATATGGCATTGCTTTATGTACCAAAAGAATGCATGACATTAGGTAGCAGTCGGTGGAGAGACAGAAACGGAAAGACTgagatttagagacagagacagatattgaaataaatttcagtactCTATTTGGTGCAAAATAGAAGtgagaaattgaaacaagaatgaaattctaatttaatttgtacaaagaataaaattggaattaattaattgaaatgagggtattttaaatataaaatgttattaaagtttcgtcttcatctctaaaaattttaatcccctgtatctttattttttggaggtgatgaaatactaaaattttaataacaaagacaaaaattttagtattagtctttgtctcaatacctcaaaacaaacactactTTAGTATCTTAAACAACAAGCTTTGCAAAGAAAAACTTCTGATATATTTTTCCAatattatgttattttcttttattacccACTTAAATTATAGCTAAGCTAGGTAAAAAATCTTCCTTGTATGaaaaattagataattttatCTGAAAAATTCAATTTGATTAATTGGCTTAGTTTAATATACTACAAGAATATCTGTTACAAAGacaattttcttaataaaaaatattaaaaagataaaaaaataactaaaatttgtgttatttaacatttattaattttaacaacacttaataaatactaaataaaataaattttaactgcttagctaatttttttttttttaccaaacatTTTCATTCTTTGACTTAATCATTTTACTCATTAGTCTTTATTCAATTTAAAGATAGTCTAATTAGTAATTTTAGACCCATTTTTTACCAACCTTGTCAACCATTGATTTTATCTTGattcctttcaaaaaaaaattccctTATAGTTCTCATTGGTCCCATTCATTAGGTCCATGTTCACATGTTTAGAAAGTACATCCCTCAAGTAAATCCAAAGCCAAGTCATGCAATGCAACTAAATTTAACTGGCAGAACTCAGAACTGAAAAAAAGTGTTTATATTATTAACCAATATGCTTTGGTTTTGCTCTTCTTGAATTGTTGACCCTGTGAGACAAATTCAAACATAAGCCTATCCCATttcaatagcaaataaaaataaaaacaaaaaaagaatcaCTGTGGCTTTGTTTAGTAGCAGTGTTACTCTAAATTTTGAAGTAGAACAACTGGTCCAGCAATAGAGACAAGAGCAACAAATTagcaaaatacataaaatatatattgtgaCACACCTTTTGCTAATACAACCAAATTTGTCATACATGCATGGGGACCTTGTCTTATAATAGCCAAAACTATATAACATCaatcataaataattaataataaggcTGTAGAATCACGATACAAAAAgcatatttaacataaaaacagAATATAATATATGTAGTTAATTATGAAAAAGAGCTTGGAAACAAATGGGATAGATCTCAATAATGAAGCATCTCCTTGGCTTGGATAGGCTTGAACATTTTCATGTACCTTGGCTAtaccgttatatatatatata from Arachis hypogaea cultivar Tifrunner chromosome 10, arahy.Tifrunner.gnm2.J5K5, whole genome shotgun sequence includes:
- the LOC112717065 gene encoding probable xyloglucan galactosyltransferase GT17 translates to MFFRKPSPTSSLNYYLPSSSDLFPKTKDKDPNIALTKLNKIKYLLFSFLLIATWLILLRLWLSPTTTTTLTTTTTTTLNNHNKTCVGSYPFYIYNLPPQFNLGLLEHCNNLNIYTNMCPHVANNGLGQPIVTTVTALSSSSSSSWFATHQFIAEMIIHARLENHPCRTWDPSEARLFYVPFYGGLYASSVFREVNLTQRDSLAVDLVDYLQSLPWFNINEGKDHFLALGRTAWDFMRTPSGPDFGANILLNLPPVKNMSVLTVERQPWQGKNQFGIPYPSYFHPKSLTELMTWQKQIGDSIRPYLFSFVGGTRHGLEKAKIRDEILKQCKNSMKCELVQCGNGASKCHDPMAVLEVMSKSRFCLQAPGDSFTRRSTFDSILAGCIPVFFSSHTAYTQYAWYLPDEKNTYSVFIDENDCGEGKKSIEEVLMGISKEDEEKMRVAVINLIHKVTYMHPNASVVEDVSFGDVVDIALERLSRIVEEKISGKDFGSEEV